The DNA window TGCCAGAATGAAAGGACAAAGAGACCCAGGATTTGAAGAAGCTTGCTCATTTCTTCTTCATGAAGTAGTGACTCCCAAGATTTCACAGCTCCAAGCAAGTCACCAAATTCAAACACTCAATGCTGAAGATGGCCAGTTAGTTGTTGAAATTCGTTGGCCtaaaaattaaagaattttgaaaaaatttccaTAAATCAATTCAACAGAGACCAAACTTCAGTCACTCATAACTCGTCAAATCTTTCTATCGTTAACATGGCTGGACGAAGATGATGTTTTCGATCTGACAACCCTCTCATCATGATCAGCGCTAAAGAGAACATTACTCCAGTTTGCCGACCTTTGGACAATCCTTGAAGGAACCTGATCACTATCTTCTCCACCAGAAGCTTCATACCCATCACTTGTAGACCTTGAAAATGGAATTCCCCTCTGAGCAACTGTACCACTTCCTGAAAGACCAGCGATCCGTCTTGACTCTTCAGCTCCTGAAGAGGAGACCCGAAATGGGTGTATGTCTGGTGAGTCTAAACTACTCTCAGGAGAAGAAGCAACAACACCAGCAGATGTTGACATAGCATGACTTGTTTGGAACGCACTGCGCGCTTCAAGCTGAAGAGGGGCCAAACCAGTTGATGTCTCGTGGAAACCTTTCTCAGTAGCCATAGCTGAGACCTTTGTGATAGGCTCCACAGGTAGGTCAGCTGGAAGGCGCACTCGCTTACTAGCTCGTCTTCTATTATTCTCAGGCCTTGCAACCACTCTGCGGTCACTACTGCCAAAACTGCTGTTTGCTTCTAGTCCGAAAGAGGCTTCCTGTCGTATAACAGGCTGCAAAATCTTAGACCTCTTTCTTGCCTCTGCAGCGGCTTTTGAAACCTCGTCTGCATTTAATCGTGCTAATGTCCATGGACTGATCTTCACTGCTGGATTCCTCTTCTTGACTGGCTCTTCACCAACCATCTTCTTCCCTAATGAGCTTACAGAACCAGTTTCCGGAGGAACAACATCAAACtgaaagagaaaaaacaaaaaatgacgaATATCATGaaatagtaataataatgaCGATTGCATACGTTGCATCTTATATAACCAGTCTCCTAGTGTTAATCATAATCAAAGTCTACAGCACTGAGCAGATAGATGAAGTTTGACTAATTTAAATGAGTGTGCATCTTAGTAATTGAGCAATAACAAGTTTGTTTGTGCCTCAATATTGTTTAATGTGCACATCACCATACCATAAACAAACTGTAGGGGGCTGTGTGAATCACATAAAAAGAAGAGTGGAGACCGATCTTTGTTCGCATAGCAATGAAAGAGAGTTTTCGTGTGAACTAGAGTTTTCCTGTGAACTTAGTAATAGAGTGGTAAACTGGTAATTTTTGATTTTATACACTTCAAAGTCAGTGGTTTTGGGCCCCGACTGCAACAAAAAATACATGCAACCAGGGGTTACATTTCAATATATCACGTAACTGTATTTCAGAAGGACGACAATTGATCATCTAGAAAACTTCTCAAACCACATTGTTGCGGGCAATTATTGTAACAAGCCTGATTGGGAAGGTGATCTGCTGATAGGAAGCCATTAGGAAAtaagtaaacacaaaaatgcactCCAGTAAAGTATTGTGATTTTCCAGTGATCAGCTCACTGGTCAACCAATGGAACACAATTCTTTTTGCAAAATTATGAGTACTAGAGTAATTAACAGACTCCTAATACCTGATCTTCCAAAAACAGACGAGGAGGTGTGCACCAAGTTGCCCGGTGGAAAGTACTAAAGGAGCTTGCACTGCTTAATCCCGTAAGTGAACTGACAATAGACATCTGTGGACTCTGCTGACCCCCAATTCCTTGTTGTTCTTGCTCTTGCTCCCTTAATGCCACTATGTAGTCATATGTGCTGATCCCCTGAAACATGTGCAGAAAACACTTTGTTAGCTGCTTTCATATAAACCCAACATAAAAAtctcaaaagaataaaaaggggGAAATAATTTAACACGCATAAGAGCGAGGAAGAAAAGCGACAAGATCCCATTTACCCAGATCTAAAATAAGAGCTCAACATTTGGAGGTGGCAAGATCACCTTTTTTATGAGAAGGATGTGGAAGAAGAATAGCTGCGCCAGAGGGAGCGTTGCAATCATGGCCAAAATGGTGCATAATGACTGAGAATGTAAGTTACAACTTGTTAGTTTGCTAGAGAATTTGAATGGTATCAAACATCAAATGCATTTATTAAGCCCCGACCATCTGATTTAATCACTCTTTCAGGCAGAGTGCTGGATGAAAGCTAAtctgaaaagaaaaacatttgaTATATATCCATAAGAAAACTTACCACCACAATAACAAAGGGAACCATAGAGAAACTGCTTCCCAACTTGGAAGAGATATCCACAGAGTATCGCCTTCGCTCAAGAAAACAGCAGACCAGTACAAGGATTCCAGTCGACCATTGTATAATAAGCTGCAATCTCAAGCCCAAGTTGCACAAACCATGTACACACCTGTCAATAACTAATTGATATGAAAATGACTTGAAAATAAATTGGCTTACTCTGGGGTGATTGTCTGGCCTGACGCATGAGGATATCATAGCATCAATTAAATACAAGTCTTTTACACCGGGATTTGTCCAACTTTCATTTGGAACATGATTGGGAGAGTTTCAGTGAATAATGTTTGAAGCAAAAGATTCAAATGACATAAAGGAGCAAAGAAACTACAGAATTTAGGGACAATGAACCGTGTATATTCAGAAAACTGGGTAAATTTCAGAACAGTTCAATTTGAGGAAAGCGTATCAATTCCAGAATAGTTGGAAATATACAATCTCAGGATAACCATTCAAGCTGCTGCACTCAATTCTCACcagatttttttcccttcctaaCAGAATGGTGATACAAAACCATTGTAGGAGAAAGGAAGGATTTAGGCCACAGAAGATATATCCTAGAGGACAGGCTAGAAGGTTATGCATGAGGAACATGCATCAGTGATTTTAATAGGATACCATGGATAGGAAGTGCTAACAATTTTGGCTTGAACATTTGGAGACTCCAAGGCAGAAGATTAATACACGTGCTTACCAAGAGGATAGCAAAAACCATGAGGGTAAAAAACTGTCGATAGTTCCTTTTGCCTATACAGTTGTTAATCCACTGCAAAAGCAAGGGATAAAAATCAGGTTAGTAGAATAATCAGAGAACGTAAAAGTCTCAAAAAATCAAGAACCTGTATACCCTGCAGTGATGATCAAAGCGGTCTACACACTTGTCACAAACCCTACAGTGCTTGCTGTACTTGAAAACCTGCAGATCATTAATAAATTGATAAGCAACTTCATAAATAGTCAAATACACATTAATGGAGAAATATTTTAGTTATCAATAATCAAATATGGTTAACCCCGTGAGCTAAAGAATCACTATCTCTGTACTGATCAATTAAACAAAGTTTGCAATTAAAGTAGATCTTGATAGAGAAAACCCAAGTCACACACTTGATTTCTGAACACGATGACAAACAAGTAGCCCTCATCATATTCCTTACAGCTGAGCAAAAAAAGTAAATTACTTACGAAAACATAGAATTTGAATGATCTCAAATGGTTGACAAACCTCAACTTCACACAAACTGCAATAGAACATTCCATCTTCGCTCAGTTGTTGTTCACAAGATTCCTCATTTGGATTTGAGCAATTGCAGATAAAAGCACAAGGAGAAAAGACCAATAGGAAACAACATGGTTTATCTCTGAAGGCCTTCTGCTTCTGAATGTCAGTATTGGAGTCATTGAGAGTTATATCTGTGCTCATAACATCTGAATCTGCATGTTTCTTTGCAATTGTAGGGGCATTTGGCTCATGCAAGGATGAAGTTGAGTCCACGGCTAGTTTGGAATCCTTTGCTCCAATATCCTTCCCCTTAACTGGATTGTTGATACACTTTCTAGACCTAAAAACTCCTGTATCTGCAGGATCAGCTGCTGCACACCAGATGTACAGACCAAAAACACAGGCAATCTGGAAAAATAACAGTTGTCAAAGTTCCAATTAAAGAAAGGACACATCTAACCATGACCTGAGAACAAGACCAAACCTAGCACATTCATGCATGGATATTGCAAACCAATAATCTCTATTAATGCATTTCCTAAATCATCGGCCAATTTCAGAGCTCTTAAGTCTTAAACATCGTTGAAATTAATGATTTTGACTTCACAGGTATCATGCATATGGGCATCAGGTTTCATTagatttttcctttcttttcttttctttttttggaatgCAAAAGAATTTTTCTTCAAGGCCCCCAAGGAGGTGAAACCCAAAGAGAAAGATACAGCAAAATACATAATAAATAACAAGAATTCTAATATGCCACTTTTGAGTCTCACATTTACAGATGTAATGTACGTTGGCAGATGCCACCATCTAGCAGTTCTCAATGCAAGGATTGGCAAGGCAGAGATCTCATTAGCCACTCACTGTATGGCATTCAAAAGACATAGAACATAGATGGAAGTTGCAGAAATTCCTACAGAATGTAGTAGCAAATGGGCATTACTAAGAAAACATAGTGGATAGTTTTATATGGTTCTTAGCTTTTAGACCATAAAGTTCGGGATGAAGCTATGGCCTCTAGTCGGGAACCACTATAAACTTTACTGGATATGTGTCACAAATTTTTATAAGTTCACCATTTTACTTTGACATTGTTGCACAAGTTGAAGTTGCAGATATTCCTACAGAATGTAGTAGCAAATGGGCATTACTAAGAAACATAGTGGATAGTTTTATATGGTTCTTAGCTTTTAGATCATAAAGCATGGATGAAGCTATGGCCACTGGTCGCCGGTCGGGAACCACTACAAACTTTACTGGATATGAGTCACGAATTTTTATAAGTTCACCATTTTACTTTGACATTGTTGCACAAGTTGACAGCTACTTACTAAGTCATTTAAGTTGTATAACTACTTCTAACAACCAAGTTATGAATTCAAGAGATTAAAGTCATCTAGTGGTGCTAATGTAACTATTAGCTAAGATGTGTAGCTCATTGTGCATATACTTCACTGCTCAGATTCCAACAGCGGTTAGAAATCAAGAACTTTGTGTGCATATTAAATACCATATGAAATTTGAACAATGCAAATGACTGAGAACTTGAGTTCAAATGTCAACTGCTTCAGAaagtaaattattttattcattaagcattttcaaattttttttcaaatgcctATGCAAAAAGCAGAACCCGTCTAACAAGCAAGAAATGTCTGCAATAGGAAGAACCACGAAATTCAATTCAACAGCAGTGATGGATTGAAATCTTCCCAGTATGAGATATATTCAGTTCATCCTTAACAAAACCAGAAAATCAAAAGTTAAGCTATtcccaaaaaaaagtgaattactTTAATCTAGCAGATCAAAATCATATGACAACCATATCGTACAAACCAGGAGAGAGAACAATTAAGGACCCATGGGTGCAGAAAAAGCCAACAAAAATGAACAATAAAGCAGAAAGGGAAAGGTTGGCCaattagagagaaaaaaaatcaggtATAAAGCTACACAAGTGAATTTAGGAAATTCGCCATAATTGGAGAGCACAGATCTCAGTTCTTCCGCAAACCAAAAGGCTTACAAATGTATATGTAGAGAAATCAAAAGGAAAGACAAATGGCTTACAAGTGGAGTGTAGATTCCGACGGCTATACACTGAAACATCTTCTTCCCAACGAAAGGAGCGATAAACACGTAGAAAGTGAACCCCAATGCCAGAAATACAGCAACAGCCACAACCTTCAAAGAGTCGAAGCAGATACATAATAGttaggggaaaaaagaaaaacaaaatcaagctAAAAAAGAGAAAGTACCAAACAGTAATAAAGAGAAAGCATATACCTGAAGGGGATGGTAAGGGAGTTGCCAACCATGCTTCCTCATCTCAACCCAGAAACAAAAGATTGAACACAGTAAACAGTAAAACGCAGTGGACgaacaaaaagaagcaaaaaaaaaactactctaCCCTATAACCGAGCCATTAACCCAATCAAACATTTACTACTCTATTTCAGATGGGTCTAATCAGAAAGGCAGAGAGATATAGGGAAGTACAAAAAGGACACgataaaaaatggaaaataatgggaaaaaaaaagctgGGAATTGAAGAACTGGGGTGGGTATGAGGAGCGGAAGAGAACAAAGGAAGTTTTTGTCTGTTTCACACAATCATAGCCTCTCTGGTCATGGAAGGAGAGAGGGGGTGTAGTCTTTAGGACTTTTTCATTGTTTCTTGTGAAGCTTTTCTGAGACTTCACTGGGGGATTGAGTGAGAGAGAGGATGcgtcttctttctttttgttgcatATACCATAACCCTTTTacttatttatctttttttttgcaGCGATATCTTTTTTCCCCGGGTAAATCATGTCAGTCACACAACCCACTGGCCACTGGCTCTGCATCCGACAGTTTTCCTTTTGTTATTGCTACCGCCAACCACTATCACCTTTCTTTAATTGCTTCTTCTCACATGCCACTCATTATGTTTATTCAGGGTTAATTAAACACCCAATATGGGTAGTGTTCGGTTACATTTATGTTGATTAAAGTTGTTGAAAAAGCAATGATAAATTATATACATAAGTATCATGTATTTAAGTGTTAACATATgtagataaaaattaaaataaataataaataatttaggaaataaaaaaataatttaaacttatataaataattataattaagtatttcatcttttttaaatattaataatattatacaattaaattagtacatatttttttattaaacaacTTCCTTAATACAATtccattaatattataatattagtattaatataatattatacaatATATATGCTCTGACTTTAGAGTGCTTTTTAACAacgaattaaagaaaaaattaaaaagtggagGAAGGAAGGAGATGAGGGTAGCATGCTCAATTCATTATCATGGTGAGGATATATTATGAATGAAAAGTGAAATTGTGGTAAAAttgtttttttccaaaaattccGAAATTGTTGTAAAAGTGTACAAAATTATCTTCGAATTTGTGTACCAAAATGGTTGTTTGGTTTGCAAGTAATTTATGGCCTAGTTTAAAACAATTGTAAAGTAGTAAAAATGGTGGTAGTAGAAACATTGGACAATTTTAGTTACAGATATGCTGCATGAATGtttggtagtgtttggttgaacttttactggtaACAATTATgatgtgtagcatattgtgacaaattacttGCAGGGGTAtcatgcattttagttgtaataaagacatataaatatatttaaaaataaaaattaatttataaaacaaaGATAATTGATTAAAATACTATAAAGATAattcatttataaaaaaaatttaatacttATTAATGAGGACAAAAGAGACAAATGTTAGgcaaatgctactaaaattcttttttttgtagCATTCAAAAATGGCCATAAAATGTTCCACAAAATCCCTCGAATTACGTGCACGTAAAATGTTGTTTGGATGGTATAAATGTTTGTAAAAAAACTTTACCAAACGAGCCCATATGCTACTAAGTAGCCTAAATGCTACTCAAAAGTGTTTGTCAAACGAATCCACATTTCAGACAGCATAGATGTCTTTTCTTCCAACTCAATCATTCAATTTTTCAGATTGTTTTAACTCAATCACTTAAAATTTAGATTTGTTCTATTAGAACACGCAGACAAatttcatcaatttcaatcagtCAAACATCCTACATGACGTCAATTGAGAAGCTACATGTCCAAGGAATTGTGTTCTCTGTTAAGACCATCTACAgcaaaaactctaaatttataGTAAAAGGACAATTTTCACAGATTTACAGTTTCTCTAACAATACCTCCACGCAACATATACTCTAAAccatactctaaatcatttaaatatttatttatacaatcaaattttatcattttaactCAATATCTTTTACAACTATCATAACATAAAATGAGATCATATTTACATGATAAAAATCAATTCACGTTAATATTTTGTTAAAACtagatataataaaaatatccataataaatatcttattttattatttataggatgcatttggtagacaattttaactgtagcatatattgtagcatatattatAGATAAATAAATGATGGTAAATAAATGGTAGTAGATATGATTTTTGAAATACTGACAGGTGTCTGGTGCTATTTTTGCTGGCTGCATATATGGTGtcaaaattgttgtgtaaattacgtgcaggggtattaccttaaacataataattaaatatttttttattcaaattttatttaaaaataattatacataacAATTAAAGAATTATTAAAGGAAATTTTAGTTaatgaataattaaaaaaaataattaaagattTATGTAATTATCCTTGTTAAAGAATTATCTTCAACAAAGGGATTTTTGCCTCTACTTCGCACAAGATCGATTCAACAAATAGATTTCACTCTCTGTGCACGtttatttctctttcttcttctctatgTCTCTCTCACGTGGTCGCGACTGGAATGCAAGATCTCTTTTGGATGTGGGAAGAATAGGAAGAGCCGTCAATCTGGGTTCAAAGCGATGGTGGAGCGTTAAGAGCCGTCGATCTGGGTTAGCACGAACGTGTTCAAACGGGAAGAATAGGAAGACAAAGGTGAAGCGAAGAAGAGTAAGAAGATGGGGTATTAAAGCCCTCTAATTTCTGTAGTTGACGGTTAGGGAGAGGTGAAGAAGATgggaaagaagaggaagagagaggtaaAGAAGATAGGGGTATTTAGGGTAGCACACTAAAAAGTTGAGAGTAGTTTTGTGCACCAAACGGTGccacaatttttatattttgattataatatgtattttggatcataatttttttggattGGAAAGTCAAATTGATGGACACTTGGTTCATTTGTTTTCAAATACATTACATGATACATGACTAAAAATTCATTGCATAGACTCCTGGCTCATTTGGGATCATATTAAGTATATGATACCCATCTCACAAGCGTTATTAGCCGCTTAgccaaataatattttaatcacAATTGTGGATTATTGTGTGGAATCGGAACTCTTCTTCATCGTTTCGTAGCTGGTTCCAATGGGGTACATATCTCTTATGAATTCCCAAGAAAACGTACTCAATTCAATCATCAAATAATTCCCAACTTAATCATCACAAGTGATCCGGATTATCTCTCTCAATCCTTTTGATTCGAGAGCGTTGAAATCGACTCTAGCACTCTCTTCATCACCATTGAGAATTCTGATTCTATTGTTGTTGGTGAACTATCTATTTCGAACCTCCGATAGAGACTCCGACAACGTCGACTTCACAGAGTCGCAAAGAGGCAGAGAGATGATGTcaagaaggagagaaaataagTGGAAGAGggagaaattaaattaatataatattgttTCAGTATTGAACTGTGGAATGCCCTTTCTTTGGTGTTACTGTAGGAAAACCTAAATTTAGAACATTCAGTGTTTCAGATATGTAGTTATCATATACTTGGCTTTTCCATATCATTTGTTGATGGCAGGTACTAAACACACACTTTATTATATCAGGTGAGCAAAAAATCTGAGCAATACATTGTGAATGTGAAACAGACATCATGTACATGTAGGTCATGGGACTTATTTGGCATATCATGCACTTATATTGTGGTTGCAACTGAATGGCTTCAAAGATCTAGCAGACTATGTGCACCAAAAGTATATAAGGAAAACGTATTTGAGGGTATACCAGCACAATGTAGAGCAAACCAATGGAGAGGACTTATGGATTGCCCCTAGTAGTGATAACATTATATCATACCTTCcccgcccccccccccccccccaataaATGTAGTTGTTGGAAGACCAACGAAGAAGAGAATGATAGAACATGATGAGTCTAAGACAAGCAATAGATAGAGAAGTAGGTATTCCAAGATAAAATGTGACAAATGTGGAGGACAAAGGCACAAAAAAGAGGATGCAAGAATCATGCAATATCTCAGTTAACTTGTTTTGAATGCAAAATTCATGATATCTTAGCACAATATTTTGTTACTAAATATCAATTCTAAAATGATAGCAACCCAATGTGAATGTTAATATGGAGATGGAAAGTGCAACTAAAAGAGAGGGTACTGGGGGAAGGGGTTGTGGCAGAGGTGGTAGAAAAGTTGGTGCAATGAGAGTGGGTGGCAGGGGTTCTGCTACTTTGATTGCAACAGGGAGTAGTGATGCAAACAGAGCTTCTGGAAGCAGTGTGttgagataaaataaaatagttgtGAGAAGATCTATGATGCGAGGGGGTAGAAGCAGTGTCAAACCCTAGAGCCATGTATTGCCAATGGAGTTGACTTTTGATGGATCAAGCAACcctaagaaaaggaaaaaattcaatgcTAGGAAGATGCCAAACATTATTTATACAATTAAGGGTGCAACATCCAGCGCCAAGTACACTACCATGTTGAATGCAACTCAGGAGGCCGTCAAGCCGTTACGAAAGCAAGGAAGTAGTCATATTAGTCAAATTGTTATGTTATGTGATGGTTAAGCTCTATATATGTACACGTCTGATATATGTACAATGTTTGAtatttgttctctctctttttctaggTTTTTTTTCCCAAGTAGAATTTGTCATTCCACATCAACGTTGATCCTAATGGTTAATACGCCATGTAGgatgtttgattgattgaattGATGAAATCTGCCCGAGTGTCCTAGTTGGAACAAATTTGAACTTTAGGTGAATGAATTGAAACAATCTAAAATTGAGTGACTGAGTTTGAACAAAGGTCATCTTTCAGTGCTTAAAAGTTTAATTAACTCTGTTTATTataattatcattttttatttatatgctCTAGAATTGAACAACTGTGTCGTTTTGTTTGTAAAAAGTAAATGTGAAAGAGTGGGTAACTGTTTCAAtggcttttttctctcttttgagcTCCCGTAGCTCTCACCAAGTGGATGTAAAGTGACTTATTACGCTATGCAATCCGCCAGTGTATTTGTCTTAGTGTCTTATTACGTTAGGCAATCCTGATAGTGTATTTGTGTCTGTTGCTTATTACATTGGGCGAACTGATAATTTATTTGTCTAAGTGCCTTATTATACTATACAATTCTCATAGTGAATTTGTtccagtggcttattacatagTCAGATTTGATAGTGTAATTAGTAcattgtaattaaaaaaataattgaaacatGTGCTCATTACACTGTCTTGTTTTATACCCCCGAATTTCATAAGTTCCAAGTCGAAAAGGACACCCTTATGAATTGAATGAATGAGAGCTCCAAAACCAATCATTTGAATTTGTATAAGAGACATCTATAAAAGACTTGCGTGGAATTGAAGATTTGACAGTTTACTCACTTAGTGCCCACCAGAGTCTAAATAGTGCACTTCTCTCTTGTTTTATACCCTTATTAAtcacatgaaaatgaaaatagttACCCTACATCTGCATTTGATCAAGAGCTTTCAGTATCTTAAAGAAAAAAGGTTAACTAACTTACACCATATTTAACACATTCAAAGATCATCAGTCTAACCATCATTAAAAGCTTCTCCTTCATGTTTAAACTAAAGCTTCAAATTGTTCATAATTTTAACTTTTTGGTAATGGTTCGCGTCCCATGTGTACCCTTCTTCATTCATAAAGTTATGAATGAATTTTGCCCTCAATTTGTAGGTGCCTGTCTTGGTCAGCTTATTCTCGATACTCCTATGGTTGAATAGGCAATCAATTATGTATATGCATATTATCCCACAATCAATCacgtttttaattaaaaaaaatgcatgtgtCATAATTTTGTAAACAACAATTAACACTAATGTGTTTGAAACTTTAAAGCAAGTTTAAAACTTATGATGTTGATGATTGTTGTGATGTGTCTCACATTGTAACTAGGTGCGCTTTACTGTACTGACTCCCaatcaatgatgaaaatataGCATCGTAATAAGCTATCTGAATACagaaacaatttcaaatatgATTAACATACGTATAACCTATATGTACTGTATGCTTATATATACAGTATCGAATTATTGCCAATTGTCCAACATCTTTCATATAAAGGTCTCTTGATTTTTTGGTCCTCGATAGAATTGAATTGTAGGATAGCCATAACCTTTCTTTGGTGTCGAACACTAGGGTTTTCCAATGATTAGCGATACCATAGTTTCCAGCAACGTGGAgtgaaaatataatatatcGATATTTTTTCACACTGCCATAAAAGCTTGTTGGAGATAAATTTCTGAATGAGATATTTTCTATTCATTCTCAGGAATGCCATATAGGAGCTCGTTATCGGTATATAAGACTTTTTTCAATCTCCAAGGGTGGCTCATCTGGAACAGGACTTTGTTTCCTAGTAAAATATTCGTAGTGGGAGTTAATGATCTACAACAATAGGACAATTTGTTAAAATGATAAATGTAATATATTGTTTAACATATATTACAAGTGAATATTGTTCCGTGTATACTTGCAGTGTTTGTAACCATATCACAATAACAAATGGACATCATGTTACTCTACATTAGCAAAAATTGTCATCGTTCCACACAACGATGTTGGAAACACACCGAGGTTTGTGTTAGTCATTACTACACTATCCTTCCTAACAATGTATTTAACTTTGACGTGGGTTGTCAAGTACATATAACACATAAGTCATAGTCAATTTACATTGTCATGCAAGAGTTTTTTCTCATATCATTAaagtatttaaaatatatatcattcaaCCTG is part of the Tripterygium wilfordii isolate XIE 37 chromosome 7, ASM1340144v1, whole genome shotgun sequence genome and encodes:
- the LOC120003036 gene encoding probable protein S-acyltransferase 22, with translation MRKHGWQLPYHPLQVVAVAVFLALGFTFYVFIAPFVGKKMFQCIAVGIYTPLIACVFGLYIWCAAADPADTGVFRSRKCINNPVKGKDIGAKDSKLAVDSTSSLHEPNAPTIAKKHADSDVMSTDITLNDSNTDIQKQKAFRDKPCCFLLVFSPCAFICNCSNPNEESCEQQLSEDGMFYCSLCEVEVFKYSKHCRVCDKCVDRFDHHCRWINNCIGKRNYRQFFTLMVFAILLLIIQWSTGILVLVCCFLERRRYSVDISSKLGSSFSMVPFVIVVSLCTILAMIATLPLAQLFFFHILLIKKGISTYDYIVALREQEQEQQGIGGQQSPQMSIVSSLTGLSSASSFSTFHRATWCTPPRLFLEDQFDVVPPETGSVSSLGKKMVGEEPVKKRNPAVKISPWTLARLNADEVSKAAAEARKRSKILQPVIRQEASFGLEANSSFGSSDRRVVARPENNRRRASKRVRLPADLPVEPITKVSAMATEKGFHETSTGLAPLQLEARSAFQTSHAMSTSAGVVASSPESSLDSPDIHPFRVSSSGAEESRRIAGLSGSGTVAQRGIPFSRSTSDGYEASGGEDSDQVPSRIVQRSANWSNVLFSADHDERVVRSKTSSSSSHVNDRKI